Proteins found in one Verrucomicrobiia bacterium genomic segment:
- a CDS encoding RluA family pseudouridine synthase, translating into MQSFKVSAKEANLRLDKFLALELEQVLSRSAVQRLIDEKKVTVSGKIQKASYKVQAGDFIEVEIPPRPVYEITAEKLPLKIYFEDEDVILLEKPAGMVSHPAVGHWTGTLVNALLYHFGLEKADEENFRLGLVHRLDKNTSGLLLVAKTMTAHSQLQKQLKDRTLKRRYQAISWGHLKGKKGLIDLPLGRSPADRKKVVVTKEHSRPAMTEYEVLESFSFSQLLQIALRTGRTHQIRAHLSHLGHPVFGDPEYGGRDKALGGIKGEYRQQAARALELIDRQALHAFYLSFAHPVSKEKLEFFSELPDDFRAVLDYLRALEK; encoded by the coding sequence ATGCAAAGCTTTAAAGTCTCCGCCAAGGAAGCCAATCTTCGTCTGGACAAGTTTTTGGCCCTGGAGCTGGAGCAGGTGCTTTCCCGCTCGGCCGTGCAGCGGCTGATTGACGAGAAGAAAGTCACCGTCAGCGGCAAAATTCAGAAGGCCTCCTATAAAGTGCAAGCCGGGGACTTTATTGAAGTGGAGATTCCGCCCCGGCCAGTGTATGAAATCACCGCGGAAAAACTTCCGCTTAAAATCTACTTTGAAGACGAAGACGTTATCCTTTTGGAAAAACCGGCGGGGATGGTCTCCCACCCGGCCGTCGGTCACTGGACGGGAACGTTGGTCAACGCCCTTTTGTATCACTTCGGACTCGAAAAGGCGGACGAAGAGAACTTTCGGCTGGGGTTGGTGCACCGGCTGGACAAAAACACCTCGGGACTGCTTTTGGTGGCCAAGACGATGACCGCCCATTCGCAATTGCAGAAACAATTGAAGGACCGTACGCTCAAGCGGCGGTATCAAGCCATTTCCTGGGGGCATTTGAAAGGGAAAAAGGGGCTGATTGATCTGCCTTTGGGGCGTTCGCCGGCCGACCGGAAAAAAGTGGTTGTTACCAAGGAGCATTCGCGGCCGGCAATGACTGAGTATGAGGTTTTGGAAAGCTTTTCCTTCTCCCAGCTTCTGCAGATCGCTTTGCGCACGGGTCGCACCCATCAAATCCGCGCCCATCTTTCGCATTTGGGGCATCCGGTCTTCGGTGATCCAGAGTATGGAGGGCGGGATAAAGCCCTCGGAGGCATCAAGGGGGAGTATCGACAACAGGCCGCCCGGGCGCTGGAGTTGATTGACCGGCAGGCCCTGCACGCTTTTTATCTTTCCTTCGCTCATCCGGTTAGCAAGGAGAAACTGGAATTTTTTTCAGAATTGCCGGATGACTTTCGGGCCGTTTTGGATTATCTTCGGGCTTTGGAAAAATGA